One segment of Micromonospora parathelypteridis DNA contains the following:
- a CDS encoding ArsR/SmtB family transcription factor — MSGGTEGRAMAELAALLADGTRAGICVALLDGRAWTAGELARRAGVAPSTASDHLTRLVRGGLLVEERQGRHRYLRLAGPSVAQLIEDLAGHAPAAPAPAGSLRAANASAVLAYARTCYDHLAGRLGVLMYDALLADGRLDRSSGLTLTTEGWAWAAELGVPVHVLRTARRPVVRDCLDWTERRPHLAGALGAALCRRFTDLGWITPGAGRAVRLTSTGRTALAETLDVSEQTLAPTPPPAPASGRA, encoded by the coding sequence ATGAGTGGTGGCACCGAGGGCCGGGCAATGGCCGAACTGGCAGCCCTGCTGGCCGACGGCACCCGGGCTGGCATCTGCGTCGCGTTGCTCGACGGCCGTGCCTGGACAGCCGGCGAGCTGGCCCGGCGGGCCGGGGTCGCCCCGTCGACAGCCAGCGACCACCTCACCCGACTGGTCCGCGGCGGTCTACTGGTCGAGGAGCGGCAGGGCCGCCACCGCTACCTGCGGCTGGCCGGGCCGTCGGTGGCCCAGCTCATCGAGGACCTGGCCGGGCACGCCCCGGCTGCACCCGCGCCGGCCGGGTCGCTGCGCGCAGCCAACGCGAGCGCCGTCCTGGCGTACGCCCGGACCTGCTACGACCACCTGGCCGGACGGTTGGGCGTGCTCATGTACGACGCGCTGCTGGCCGATGGACGGCTGGATCGCTCCAGCGGCCTGACGCTGACGACCGAGGGGTGGGCGTGGGCGGCCGAACTGGGCGTACCGGTGCACGTGCTGCGCACCGCTCGGCGGCCGGTGGTCCGTGACTGCCTGGATTGGACCGAGCGCCGGCCGCACCTGGCTGGAGCGCTCGGCGCGGCGCTGTGCCGCCGCTTCACCGACCTGGGCTGGATCACGCCGGGCGCGGGTCGCGCGGTCCGACTCACCTCGACCGGCCGCACCGCCCTCGCCGAGACCCTGGACGTCTCCGAACAGACCCTCGCGCCCACCCCGCCCCCGGCACCCGCCAGCGGCCGGGCCTGA
- a CDS encoding cytochrome P450, protein MTRHVDVRAALTHPAFEVPAVDSGPYGTLAWLRASVSRFSSSRRHTERRAIVVDALGALDVDDLRHEAARRTAAVLDRAGDRLDVMRDVARTVPLRVLARRLGFAEPAAAGTAVAVVAAAYHPGVDLALAQRADRAVATLLALAPPAGPEVRANLIGLLVQACDATAGLIGAAAFHLLPPHGRLPGGDPPGVAGTTELVAEVLRLDPPVRATRRVTASAVRLGGRDLSAGSPVLLRFDAANRDPQAFAEPATFRPGRPGASLLTFGSGERGCPGDRHALALATGVLDVLGERCERTRAPLCHEPHPTLRVPTNLEVSVR, encoded by the coding sequence GTGACGCGGCACGTCGACGTGCGGGCGGCGCTGACGCACCCGGCGTTCGAGGTGCCGGCTGTCGACAGCGGTCCGTACGGCACGCTCGCCTGGCTGCGAGCCTCGGTCAGCCGGTTCAGTTCGTCGCGGCGGCACACTGAACGTCGGGCGATCGTGGTTGACGCGCTGGGCGCCCTGGACGTGGACGATCTTCGGCACGAGGCGGCCCGGCGGACGGCCGCCGTCCTGGATCGGGCCGGGGACCGCCTGGACGTGATGCGTGACGTGGCCCGGACGGTGCCGCTGCGGGTGCTGGCCAGGCGCCTCGGTTTCGCCGAACCGGCAGCCGCCGGGACGGCGGTCGCGGTCGTCGCTGCGGCGTACCACCCGGGGGTTGACCTGGCCCTGGCGCAGCGGGCCGACCGGGCGGTGGCGACGCTGCTGGCCTTGGCGCCGCCGGCCGGACCGGAGGTTCGGGCGAACCTGATCGGACTGTTGGTCCAGGCGTGTGACGCGACCGCCGGCCTGATCGGTGCCGCCGCTTTCCATCTGCTGCCTCCGCACGGCCGCCTACCGGGCGGCGACCCGCCAGGCGTGGCGGGAACGACGGAGCTGGTGGCCGAGGTGCTGCGGCTCGACCCGCCGGTACGGGCGACCCGGCGGGTCACCGCATCCGCGGTGCGACTGGGTGGGCGGGATCTGTCGGCGGGCAGCCCGGTGCTCCTGCGCTTCGACGCGGCAAACCGTGACCCGCAGGCGTTCGCCGAGCCGGCGACGTTCCGGCCCGGTCGACCCGGTGCCAGTCTGTTGACCTTCGGGTCGGGGGAGCGCGGCTGCCCCGGCGACCGGCATGCCCTGGCCCTCGCCACCGGGGTGCTCGACGTGCTGGGCGAACGCTGCGAGCGCACTCGGGCCCCGCTGTGTCACGAGCCGCACCCCACCCTGCGTGTTCCGACGAACCTCGAGGTGAGCGTCCGATGA
- a CDS encoding asparagine synthetase B family protein, with translation MCGIALSIGPEADPATFRRMLAVLAPRGEVTETRSESGLLAGTRRLRVVDRDRAVQPWTSTDERWLLCFNGEIFNYRELRAQLTRLGQAFRTVSDTEVLLAAFQQWGEAAVTRLRGEYAFAVVERATGRAYLARDPLGVKPLYWSRRPGCLHLASEVKALVGHGAPIAEVPPGHHGWAEADGHVRLRPYVDLLTIGEGLPVIDDPDEAALLVRAALSDAIRMRVETDLTVGVVLSGGLDSSLTLRQVRDIHPDCVAVTVGVADSPDVAYARRLAADLDVPHVVVELRPRDIRLADVREAIRISELTEYGDIINAVVSVPIFRRLGDLGIKVVLTGDGSDELFGGYPMYRQVAPAAARRLFLHRIRNLCRTELQRVDRAAMAHGVEARVPFLDLSVVELAMRLPLDLKVRHGQEKWIVRRAFADVLPDYILRRPKNPMSYSSGLHERVRLYKPLFARLHRSFGYDLQEPVRRDFDTVLSRCGNDLDRAIADGLDRPDYTVLEHARDLVGAAKWNAAPVVRRLVGPRPARR, from the coding sequence GTGTGCGGCATCGCGTTGAGCATCGGCCCCGAGGCCGACCCGGCGACCTTCCGGCGGATGCTCGCCGTCCTGGCCCCTCGCGGTGAGGTCACCGAAACCCGGTCCGAGAGCGGGTTGCTCGCCGGCACCCGCCGGCTCCGGGTCGTCGACCGGGACCGGGCGGTGCAGCCGTGGACCTCGACCGACGAGCGCTGGCTGCTGTGCTTCAACGGCGAGATCTTCAACTACCGGGAGCTGCGGGCACAACTGACCCGCCTGGGTCAGGCGTTTCGCACCGTGAGCGACACTGAGGTGCTGCTCGCCGCGTTCCAGCAGTGGGGCGAGGCCGCGGTGACCCGGCTCCGCGGCGAGTACGCGTTCGCCGTTGTCGAGCGGGCCACCGGCCGGGCGTACCTGGCTCGCGACCCACTCGGGGTCAAGCCCCTGTACTGGTCCCGTCGGCCCGGTTGCCTGCACCTCGCCTCCGAGGTCAAGGCGCTTGTCGGGCACGGCGCCCCGATCGCCGAGGTGCCACCCGGGCACCACGGCTGGGCGGAGGCGGACGGGCACGTGCGACTGCGCCCGTACGTCGACCTGCTCACCATCGGTGAGGGCCTGCCGGTCATCGACGACCCGGACGAGGCCGCCCTGCTCGTCCGTGCCGCGCTGAGCGACGCGATCCGGATGCGGGTGGAGACCGACCTGACCGTCGGGGTGGTGCTCTCCGGTGGGTTGGACAGCTCGTTGACCCTGCGGCAGGTGCGCGACATCCACCCGGACTGCGTCGCGGTGACGGTCGGTGTCGCGGACAGCCCCGACGTCGCGTACGCCCGGCGGCTCGCCGCCGACCTGGACGTGCCGCACGTCGTGGTCGAGCTGCGTCCGCGCGACATCCGCCTCGCCGACGTGCGCGAGGCCATCCGGATCTCCGAGCTGACCGAGTACGGCGACATCATCAACGCGGTCGTCTCGGTGCCGATCTTCCGGCGGCTGGGCGACCTGGGCATCAAGGTGGTGCTCACCGGCGACGGCTCCGACGAGCTGTTCGGCGGGTACCCGATGTACCGCCAGGTCGCTCCGGCCGCGGCCCGCCGACTGTTCCTGCACCGGATCCGCAACCTGTGCCGTACGGAGTTGCAGCGGGTCGACCGGGCCGCCATGGCGCACGGGGTGGAGGCTCGGGTGCCCTTCCTCGACCTGAGCGTGGTGGAGCTGGCGATGCGGCTGCCGCTGGATCTGAAGGTGCGCCACGGGCAGGAGAAGTGGATCGTCCGGCGGGCGTTCGCCGACGTGCTGCCCGACTACATCCTGCGCCGTCCGAAGAACCCGATGTCGTACTCGTCGGGGCTGCACGAGCGGGTCCGGTTGTACAAGCCGCTCTTCGCCCGGCTGCACCGCTCGTTCGGCTACGACCTGCAGGAGCCGGTGCGCCGGGACTTCGACACCGTGTTGAGCCGGTGTGGCAACGACCTCGACCGGGCCATCGCCGACGGGTTGGACCGGCCCGACTACACCGTGCTGGAGCACGCCCGCGACCTGGTCGGTGCGGCGAAGTGGAACGCCGCGCCGGTGGTCCGCCGCCTGGTCGGCCCTCGTCCCGCCCGCCGCTGA
- a CDS encoding isocitrate lyase/PEP mutase family protein: MTDQRAEFRALHHTGRPLLLPNAWDHASAAALAARGHRAIGTTSLGVAAAAGRPDGTGATAAETLALARRLSRLPVLLSVDVEAGFSADPAAVAEYVAELAGLGVVGINLEDGRADGTLADPEDTADKVAAVKAAVPDLFVNARTDTWWLGVDNPLPQTLARALAYRAAGADGIFVPGTVDLATLRVLTQEIDAPLNALYQPGGPGLGDLGRAGVARVSTGSLLFRAALAAAVAVADGVRASGLAAPDGPAVPAGLPSYAEVQGLVPTDGD; this comes from the coding sequence ATGACCGATCAGCGTGCGGAGTTCCGCGCCCTGCACCACACCGGCCGACCGCTGCTGCTGCCCAACGCCTGGGACCACGCCTCGGCGGCGGCGCTCGCCGCGCGCGGCCACCGGGCGATCGGCACCACCAGCCTCGGCGTCGCCGCAGCCGCGGGCCGACCCGACGGCACCGGGGCCACCGCCGCCGAGACCCTGGCCCTGGCTCGCCGGCTCAGCAGACTGCCGGTGCTGCTCAGCGTGGACGTCGAAGCCGGCTTCAGCGCTGATCCGGCGGCCGTGGCGGAATACGTGGCCGAGCTGGCCGGGCTCGGTGTGGTCGGGATCAACCTGGAGGACGGGCGCGCTGACGGCACCCTCGCCGACCCCGAGGACACCGCCGACAAGGTCGCCGCGGTGAAGGCAGCGGTGCCGGACCTGTTCGTCAACGCCCGCACCGACACCTGGTGGCTCGGGGTGGACAACCCGTTGCCGCAGACCCTCGCCCGGGCCCTTGCCTACCGGGCCGCCGGCGCCGACGGGATCTTCGTGCCCGGCACCGTCGACCTGGCGACGCTGCGCGTGCTCACCCAGGAGATCGACGCTCCGCTCAACGCGCTGTACCAGCCGGGTGGCCCAGGGCTGGGCGACCTGGGCCGCGCGGGGGTGGCCCGGGTCAGCACCGGCTCCCTGTTGTTCCGGGCCGCGCTGGCCGCCGCGGTCGCCGTCGCCGACGGAGTACGCGCCAGCGGGCTGGCGGCGCCGGACGGGCCAGCCGTGCCGGCCGGGCTGCCGTCGTACGCCGAGGTGCAGGGCCTGGTGCCGACGGACGGCGACTGA
- a CDS encoding DUF5715 family protein: MRVPSRSPGQQPGSPVSPTAPARRRPSGTAPRRLSATEPDLAAYRAAVAELLVEVGALADAASTRARQVLIDERLREPALAAVLDATPQGLIGARETLLLEMARYHPNERTSARDLTALVRIYLLSRIDVLWWQDAPTFVTDDQVNGSADLVDLEWLRRRDLLRFRYQEQPATMLGRAARGLRRRLRPDATPQTAGLLFRRARREVVALLNDLAREFAAAAPPNTPPLWVTSLVRSAEHQYRLRRLGYAAMLPSGHCLGYSVDVELTWFERFGAREALAELLLARQETGDINVIDEGQAWHLCLAPTARRRLRRAYEAEMGV; the protein is encoded by the coding sequence ATGCGAGTGCCCAGCCGTAGCCCGGGACAGCAACCCGGTTCGCCCGTCTCGCCCACCGCGCCGGCCCGCCGTCGGCCCTCCGGCACGGCCCCCCGCCGCCTCTCCGCCACCGAGCCCGATCTGGCCGCCTACCGGGCGGCCGTCGCCGAACTGCTGGTCGAGGTCGGCGCCCTGGCCGACGCGGCCAGCACCCGGGCTCGCCAGGTGCTCATCGACGAGCGGCTGCGGGAGCCGGCGCTCGCCGCCGTCCTCGACGCCACCCCGCAGGGGCTGATCGGGGCGCGCGAGACGCTGCTGCTGGAGATGGCCCGCTACCACCCGAACGAGCGCACCTCGGCGCGTGACCTCACCGCGCTGGTCCGGATCTACCTGCTCTCCCGCATCGACGTGCTGTGGTGGCAGGACGCTCCGACGTTCGTCACCGACGACCAGGTCAACGGCAGCGCCGACCTCGTCGACCTGGAGTGGTTGCGCCGCCGCGACCTGCTGCGTTTCCGCTACCAGGAGCAGCCCGCCACCATGCTCGGCCGCGCCGCCCGCGGACTTCGACGTCGACTGCGCCCGGACGCCACCCCGCAGACCGCCGGGCTGCTGTTCCGTCGCGCCCGCCGGGAGGTGGTGGCGCTGCTCAACGACCTCGCGCGGGAATTCGCCGCCGCCGCGCCACCGAACACTCCGCCGCTGTGGGTGACCAGCCTGGTCCGCAGCGCCGAACACCAGTACCGGCTACGCCGCCTGGGCTACGCCGCCATGCTGCCCAGCGGGCACTGCCTCGGCTACTCCGTCGACGTCGAGCTGACCTGGTTCGAGCGTTTCGGCGCCCGGGAGGCGCTGGCGGAGCTGCTGCTGGCCCGGCAGGAGACCGGGGACATCAACGTGATCGACGAGGGGCAGGCCTGGCACCTGTGCCTCGCGCCCACCGCCCGGCGCCGCCTCCGCCGGGCGTACGAGGCCGAGATGGGGGTCTGA